Proteins found in one Muntiacus reevesi chromosome 2, mMunRee1.1, whole genome shotgun sequence genomic segment:
- the NHERF2 gene encoding Na(+)/H(+) exchange regulatory cofactor NHE-RF2 isoform X3 — protein sequence MGWQPTLARELRPLQLDALPDASVLTPMARSGNTTPSAPAPGTPPQSLSRGLVQDANGPLRELRPRLCHLRKGPQGYGFNLHSDKSRPGQYIRSVDPGSPAAHSGLRAQDRLIEVNGQNVEGLRHAEVVASIKAREDEAQLLVVDPETDEHFKRLRVTPTEEHVEGPLPSPVTNGTSSVQLNGGSVCSSRSDLPGLDKDTEDGSTWKRDPFQESGLHLSPTAAEAKEKARATRVNKRAPQMDWNRKREIFSNF from the exons ATGGGGTGGCAGCCCACGCTGGCCCGAGAGCTCAGGCCACTCCAGCTGGACGCCCTGCCTGACGCATCTGTCCTGACTCCCATGGCCCGCTCTGGGAACACCACGCCATCTGCCCCGGCCCCGGGAACTCCTCCACAGAGCCTGTCTCGGGGTCTTGTGCAG GATGCCAACGGGCCCCTGAGGGAGCTGCGCCCAAGGCTCTGCCACCTGCGGAAGGGCCCCCAGGGCTACGGGTTCAACCTGCACAGCGACAAGTCCCGGCCCGGACAGTACATCCGCTCGGTGGACCCTGGCTCCCCCGCCGCCCACTCTGGCCTGCGTGCCCAGGACCGGCTCATAGAG GTGAACGGGCAGAATGTGGAGGGGCTGCGCCATGCAGAGGTGGTCGCCAGCATCAAGGCACGGGAGGACGAGGCCCAGCTACTGGTGGTGGACCCCGAGACAGATGAACACTTCAAGCGGCTGAGGGTCACACCCACCGAGGAGCATGTGGAAG GCCCACTGCCATCGCCAGTCACCAACGGGACCAGCTCAGTCCAG CTCAATGGTGGTTCCGTGTGCTCATCCCGAAGCGACCTGCCCGGCTTAGACAAGGACACTGAG GATGGCAGCACATGGAAGCGAGACCCTTTCCAGGAGAGCGGCCTTCACCTGAGCCCCACGGCAGCTGAGGCCAAGGAGAAGGCACGAGCCACCAGGGTCAACAAGCGCGCACCACAGATGGACTGGAATCGGAAGCGCGAGATCTTCAGCAACTTCTGA
- the ZNF598 gene encoding E3 ubiquitin-protein ligase ZNF598 isoform X1 gives MAAAAAAGPEGRHAAQEAAAAAAPERGGGSCVLCCGDLEATALGRCDHPVCYRCSTKMRVLCEQRYCAVCREELRQVVFGKTLPAFATIPLHQLQHEKKYDIYFMDGRVFALYRQLLQHECPRCPERPPFTLFGDLEQHMRKQHELFCCKLCLRHLQIFTHERKWYSRKDLARHRMQGDPDDTSHRGHPLCKFCDERYLDNDELLKHLRRDHYFCHFCDADGAQDYYSDYAYLREHFREKHFLCEEGRCSTEQFTHAFRTEIDLKAHRTACHSRSRAEARQNRQIDLQFSYAPRHSRRSEGVIGGEDYEELDRYNRQGRMGRASGRGAQQSRRGSWRYKREEEDREVAAAIRASVAAQQQQETHRTEDREEGGRPKKEESGLRGPEEARGPRRPARTPGEGPGPKEASANGPVNQDTFSTTGPAAGATLPNALPPPTSKLKDEDFPSLCASALSSSSAAATPGPVGLALAYPVPARGRTTFQEEDFPALVPSVSKPSSVPTSLISAWNSGASKKVAHPAPGSQSTSGGSQPPRKSGKGVKGGKKGGPPPAEEAEEDGRAGLTAQELRSVPTTVVVSSLLAGAATQTFTKAGKKKKVGSEKSGAASPPPPDREGPPGAEVAPTAPPGRTEGTPAVIVNGHSEGPAPARSTPKEPPGLPRPLGPPPCPTPQEDFPALCGPCPPRMPPPPGFNAVVLLKGTPPPPGLAPPVSKPPPGFSGLPSSPHPACVPSTTTTTKAPRPTPVPRAYLVPENFRERNLQLIQSIRDFLQSDEARFSKFRSYSGEFRQGVISAAQYYKSCRDLLGENFEKIFNELLVLLPDTAKQQELLLAHTDFRGREKPPGTKAKKNRKSAWQASTRQVGLDCCVCPTCQQVLAHGDVGSHQALHAARDDDFPSLQALARILT, from the exons AtggcggcggctgcggcggcgggCCCGGAGGGGCGGCACGCGGcccaggaggcggcggcggcagcagcaccCGAGCGGGGCGGCGGGAGTTGCGTACTGTGCTGCGGGGACCTGGAGGCCACGGCGCTGGGCCGCTGCGACCACCCGGTGTGCTACCGCTGCTCCACCAAGATGCGGGTGCTGTGCGAGCAGCGGTACTGCGCCGTGTGTCGCGAGGAGCTGCGCCAG GTGGTCTTCGGGAAGACGCTCCCTGCCTTTGCCACCATCCCTCTGCACCAGCTGCAGCACGAGAAGAAGTATGACATCTACTTCATGGACGGGAGGGTGTTTGCCCTCTACAG GCAGCTGCTGCAGCATGAGTGCCCCCGCTGTCCCGAGCGGCCGCCCTTCACCCTCTTCGGGGACCTGGAGCAGCACATGCGGAAGCAGCACGAGCTGTTCTGCTGCAAGCTCTGCCTCAGGCACCTGCAg ATCTTCACGCACGAGCGGAAGTGGTACTCGCGCAAGGACCTGGCTCGGCACCGCATGCAGGGGGACCCCGACGACACCTCGCACCGCGGACATCCCCTCTGCAAGTTCTGTGACGAGCGCTACCTGGACAACGACGAGCTCCTCAAGCACCTGCGTCGTGACCACTACTTCTGCCACTTCTGCGACGCAGACGGGGCCCAGGACTACTACAG CGACTACGCGTACCTGCGTGAGCACTTCCGCGAGAAGCACTTCCTGTGCGAGGAGGGCCGCTGCAGCACCGAGCAGTTCACGCACGCCTTCCGTACGGAGATCGACCTGAAGGCCCACAGGACGGCCTGCCATAGCCGCAGCCGCGCCGAGGCCCGCCAGAACCGCCAGATCGACCTGCAGTTCAGCTATGCGCCCAGGCACTCGCGCCGGAGCGAGG GGGTCATTGGTGGCGAGGACTACGAGGAGCTGGACAGGTACAACCGCCAGGGCCGCATGGGCCGGGCCAGCGGCCGCGGAGCCCAGCAGAGCCGCCGAGGAAGCTGGAGGTACAAGAG GGAAGAAGAGGACCGAGAAGTGGCAGCAGCCATCCGGGCCTCAGTGGCcgcccagcagcagcaggagacacACAGGACTGAGGACCGAGAAGAGGGCGGCAGGCCCAAGAAGGAGGAGTCGGGGCTGCGGGGTCCTGAGGAGGCCCGCGGTCCCCGGCGCCCGGCCCGGACTCCGGGTGAGGGCCCAG GTCCCAAGGAAGCCTCCGCCAATGGTCCTGTGAACCAGGACACCTTCTCCACCACTGGCCCGGCTGCAGGAGCCACACTCCCAAA TGCTCTTCCGCCCCCCACTTCGAAGCTCAAGGATGAAGACTTCCCCAGTCTCTGTGCCTCCGCTTTGTCCTCGAGCTCCGCAGCAGCCACCCCAGGCCCTGTGGGACTGGCGCTGGCTTACCCTGTGCCCGCCAGGGGCAGGACTACCTTCCAGGAGGAAGACTTCCCTGCCCTGGTGCCCTCCGTCTCCAAGCCCAGCAGTGTCCCCACCAGCCTCATCTCTGCCTGGAACAGCGGGGCCAGCAAGAAGGTGGCGCATCCTGCCCCGGGCTCCCAGTCCACCAGCGGGGGGAGCCAGCCCCCCAGGAAGTCTGGCAAGGGGGTAAAGGGGGGCAAAAAGGGTGGGCCACCGCCCGcggaggaggcggaggaggaTGGCCGTGCGGGCCTCACAGCCCAGGAGCTGCGGAGCGTGCCCACGACAGTTGTTGTCTCCTCTCTGCTGGCCGGGGCTGCCACCCAGACCTTCACCAAGGCTGGCAAGAAGAAGAAGGTGGGCTCTGAGAAGTCGGGTGCCGCGTCGCCCCCGCCCCCTGACAGAGAGGGGCCCCCTGGGGCCGAGGTGGCCCCCACGGCGCCCCCGGGCAGAACTGAGGGGACCCCCGCCGTCATCGTCAATGGACACTCAGAGGGGCCGGCCCCAGCCCGGAGCACCCCCAAGGAGCCCCCTGGGCTCCCAAGGCCCCTGGGGCCGCCCCCCTGCCCCACGCCCCAGGAAGACTTCCCAGCGCTCTGTGGCCCTTGCCCACCCAggatgcccccacccccag GCTTCAACGCTGTGGTGCTCCTGAAGGGCACTCCACCTCCACCGGGCCTGGCGCCCCCTGTCAGCAAGCCACCCCCCGGCTTCTCCGGCCTTCCGTCTAGCCCCCACCCggcctgtgtccccagcactacGACCACCACGAAAGC ACCCAGGCCGACGCCCGTGCCCCGGGCCTACCTGGTCCCCGAGAACTTCCGGGAGAGGAACCTGCAGCTCATCCAGTCCATCAGGGACTTCCTGCAGAGCGACGAGGCCCGCTTCAGCAAATTCAGGAGCTACTCGGGGGAGTTCAGACAG GGCGTGATCTCCGCAGCCCAGTATTACAAGAGCTGCCGGGACCTGCTGGGGGAGAACTTCGAGAAGATCTTCAATGAGCTACTGGTGCTGCTGCCCGACACGGCCAAGCAGCAGGAGCTGCTGTTGGCGCACACGGACTTCCGGGGCCGCGAGAAGCCTCCCGGCACAAAGGCCAAGAAGAATAGGAAGAGCGCGTGGCAGGCCAGCACCCGGCAGGTGGGCCTGGACTGCTGCGTGTGCCCCACTTGCCAGCAGGTGCTGGCACACGGCGATGTGGGCAGCCACCAGGCGCTGCACGCCGCCCGGGACGATGACTTCCCCTCCCTGCAGGCCCTCGCCAGGATCCTCACGTAG
- the NPW gene encoding neuropeptide W, whose product MTFCPQTLPARRPQSPASSQQGAGGSARGPLCHAALPTHRTLQAALNAKGPQEREAVAHKRLPLYPRPARSLLHHPSVKASSLTGSGTRQPLEQQQEPGRYRGGEQGRGRRAVIAGPAGPNSPPAAPALRLLHAARADPTEPEPGPRLPAAVDVSTLARGTGVRGPGWGATASRRLLALLWLLLLLPPPAGAWYKHVASPRYHTVGRAAGLLMGLRRSPYMWRRAAGPLAWDTLGLGALPQGPSARNTLSPGPAALDALVLPSGAQRPWEARRRSPGAGLPVSAPRNLRAPESARQHEWRPGAYSWTSAEQAREGSPGAVSALSDRGVGGAVVESARPSPRGPLCSF is encoded by the exons ATGACGTTCTGCCCGCAGACGCTTCCTGCCCGCCGCCCGCAGTCCCCCGCCTCCTCTCAGCAGGGAGCGGGCGGTAGTGCCAGGGGACCCTTGTGTCATGCCGCGCTGCCCACCCACCGCACACTCCAGGCAGCTCTCAATGCCAAGGGGCCCCAGGAGAGAGAGGCAGTG GCGCACAAGCGGCTCCCTCTGTACCCCCGCCCTGCCCGGTCCCTGCTCCATCACCCCTCCGtcaaagcatcttctctgacagGTTCGGGGACTAGGCAGCCGCTGGAACAGCAACA GGAGCCCGGCAGGTACCGCGGGGGCGAGCAGGGGCGGGGCCGCCGAGCAGTTATAGCCGGACCCGCGGGGCCCAACTCCCCGCCTGCAGCTCCCGCACTCCGGCTTCTCCACGCGGCGCGCGCAGACCCGACGGAGCCAGAACCTGGTCCGCGCCTCCCGGCGGCCGTCGACGTGAGCACCCTGGCGCGGGGCACAGGGGTGCGGGGCCCCGGGTGGGGGGCCACCGCCAGCCGCCGGCTGCTCGCCCtactgtggctgctgctgctgctgcccccgCCCGCCGGCGCCTGGTACAAGCACGTGGCGAGCCCCCGCTACCACACGGTGGGCCGCGCGGCCGGCCTGCTTATGGGGCTGCGCCGCTCGCCCTACATGTGGCGCCGCGCGGCCGGGCCCCTCGCCTGGGACACCTTGGGTCTGGGCGCGCTGCCCCAGGGGCCCTCTGCCAGAAACACCCTCTCTCCGGGGCCCGCCGCCCTCGATGCTCTGGTGCTTCCCTCCGGAGCTCAGAGACCGTGGGAGGCGCGACGCAGAAGCCCCGGGGCCGGGCTCCCGGTCAGTGCGCCTCGCAACCTGCGCGCCCCGGAGTCCGCGCGCCAACACGAGTGGCGGCCGGGCGCCTACTCCTGGACCTCGGCGGAGCAGGCCAG GGAAGGCTCTCCTGGAGCAGTCTCTGCGCTGTCAGACCGCGGAGTCGGGGGAGCGGTAGTGGAGAGCGCACGGCCCTCTCCCCGCGGGCCTCTCTGTTCTTTCTAG
- the NHERF2 gene encoding Na(+)/H(+) exchange regulatory cofactor NHE-RF2 isoform X1 produces the protein MASPEPLRPRLCRLVRGEHGYGFHLHGEKGRRGQFIRRVEPGSPAEAAALRAGDRLVEVNGVNVEGETHHQVVQRIKAVEGQTCLLVVDKETDEELRRRQLTCTEEMARRGLPPAHDPWEPKPDWAQVGSLSSEAAQEDANGPLRELRPRLCHLRKGPQGYGFNLHSDKSRPGQYIRSVDPGSPAAHSGLRAQDRLIEVNGQNVEGLRHAEVVASIKAREDEAQLLVVDPETDEHFKRLRVTPTEEHVEGPLPSPVTNGTSSVQLNGGSVCSSRSDLPGLDKDTEDGSTWKRDPFQESGLHLSPTAAEAKEKARATRVNKRAPQMDWNRKREIFSNF, from the exons ATGGCCTCACCGGAGCCGCTGCGGCCGCGCCTGTGCCGCCTGGTGCGCGGCGAGCACGGCTACGGCTTCCACCTGCACGGGGAGAAGGGCCGCCGCGGGCAGTTCATCCGGCGCGTCGAGCCCGGCTCCCCGGCCGAGGCGGCCGCGCTGCGCGCCGGAGACCGGCTGGTCGAGGTCAACGGCGTCAACGTGGAGGGCGAGACGCACCACCAG GTAGTGCAGAGGATCAAGGCCGTGGAGGGGCAGACGTGCCTGCTGGTGGTGGACAAGGAGACGGACGAGGAGCTCCGCCGGCGGCAGCTGACCTGCACCGAGGAGATGGCCCGGCGAGGGCTGCCGCCGGCCCACGACCCCTGGGAGCCGAAGCCAGACTGGGCGCAAGTGGGCAGCCTCAGCTCTGAGGCCGCCCAGGAG GATGCCAACGGGCCCCTGAGGGAGCTGCGCCCAAGGCTCTGCCACCTGCGGAAGGGCCCCCAGGGCTACGGGTTCAACCTGCACAGCGACAAGTCCCGGCCCGGACAGTACATCCGCTCGGTGGACCCTGGCTCCCCCGCCGCCCACTCTGGCCTGCGTGCCCAGGACCGGCTCATAGAG GTGAACGGGCAGAATGTGGAGGGGCTGCGCCATGCAGAGGTGGTCGCCAGCATCAAGGCACGGGAGGACGAGGCCCAGCTACTGGTGGTGGACCCCGAGACAGATGAACACTTCAAGCGGCTGAGGGTCACACCCACCGAGGAGCATGTGGAAG GCCCACTGCCATCGCCAGTCACCAACGGGACCAGCTCAGTCCAG CTCAATGGTGGTTCCGTGTGCTCATCCCGAAGCGACCTGCCCGGCTTAGACAAGGACACTGAG GATGGCAGCACATGGAAGCGAGACCCTTTCCAGGAGAGCGGCCTTCACCTGAGCCCCACGGCAGCTGAGGCCAAGGAGAAGGCACGAGCCACCAGGGTCAACAAGCGCGCACCACAGATGGACTGGAATCGGAAGCGCGAGATCTTCAGCAACTTCTGA
- the NHERF2 gene encoding Na(+)/H(+) exchange regulatory cofactor NHE-RF2 isoform X2, whose protein sequence is MASPEPLRPRLCRLVRGEHGYGFHLHGEKGRRGQFIRRVEPGSPAEAAALRAGDRLVEVNGVNVEGETHHQVVQRIKAVEGQTCLLVVDKETDEELRRRQLTCTEEMARRGLPPAHDPWEPKPDWAQVGSLSSEAAQEDANGPLRELRPRLCHLRKGPQGYGFNLHSDKSRPGQYIRSVDPGSPAAHSGLRAQDRLIEVNGQNVEGLRHAEVVASIKAREDEAQLLVVDPETDEHFKRLRVTPTEEHVEGPLPSPVTNGTSSVQDGSTWKRDPFQESGLHLSPTAAEAKEKARATRVNKRAPQMDWNRKREIFSNF, encoded by the exons ATGGCCTCACCGGAGCCGCTGCGGCCGCGCCTGTGCCGCCTGGTGCGCGGCGAGCACGGCTACGGCTTCCACCTGCACGGGGAGAAGGGCCGCCGCGGGCAGTTCATCCGGCGCGTCGAGCCCGGCTCCCCGGCCGAGGCGGCCGCGCTGCGCGCCGGAGACCGGCTGGTCGAGGTCAACGGCGTCAACGTGGAGGGCGAGACGCACCACCAG GTAGTGCAGAGGATCAAGGCCGTGGAGGGGCAGACGTGCCTGCTGGTGGTGGACAAGGAGACGGACGAGGAGCTCCGCCGGCGGCAGCTGACCTGCACCGAGGAGATGGCCCGGCGAGGGCTGCCGCCGGCCCACGACCCCTGGGAGCCGAAGCCAGACTGGGCGCAAGTGGGCAGCCTCAGCTCTGAGGCCGCCCAGGAG GATGCCAACGGGCCCCTGAGGGAGCTGCGCCCAAGGCTCTGCCACCTGCGGAAGGGCCCCCAGGGCTACGGGTTCAACCTGCACAGCGACAAGTCCCGGCCCGGACAGTACATCCGCTCGGTGGACCCTGGCTCCCCCGCCGCCCACTCTGGCCTGCGTGCCCAGGACCGGCTCATAGAG GTGAACGGGCAGAATGTGGAGGGGCTGCGCCATGCAGAGGTGGTCGCCAGCATCAAGGCACGGGAGGACGAGGCCCAGCTACTGGTGGTGGACCCCGAGACAGATGAACACTTCAAGCGGCTGAGGGTCACACCCACCGAGGAGCATGTGGAAG GCCCACTGCCATCGCCAGTCACCAACGGGACCAGCTCAGTCCAG GATGGCAGCACATGGAAGCGAGACCCTTTCCAGGAGAGCGGCCTTCACCTGAGCCCCACGGCAGCTGAGGCCAAGGAGAAGGCACGAGCCACCAGGGTCAACAAGCGCGCACCACAGATGGACTGGAATCGGAAGCGCGAGATCTTCAGCAACTTCTGA
- the ZNF598 gene encoding E3 ubiquitin-protein ligase ZNF598 isoform X2 yields MAAAAAAGPEGRHAAQEAAAAAAPERGGGSCVLCCGDLEATALGRCDHPVCYRCSTKMRVLCEQRYCAVCREELRQVVFGKTLPAFATIPLHQLQHEKKYDIYFMDGRVFALYRQLLQHECPRCPERPPFTLFGDLEQHMRKQHELFCCKLCLRHLQIFTHERKWYSRKDLARHRMQGDPDDTSHRGHPLCKFCDERYLDNDELLKHLRRDHYFCHFCDADGAQDYYSDYAYLREHFREKHFLCEEGRCSTEQFTHAFRTEIDLKAHRTACHSRSRAEARQNRQIDLQFSYAPRHSRRSEGVIGGEDYEELDRYNRQGRMGRASGRGAQQSRRGSWREEEDREVAAAIRASVAAQQQQETHRTEDREEGGRPKKEESGLRGPEEARGPRRPARTPGEGPGPKEASANGPVNQDTFSTTGPAAGATLPNALPPPTSKLKDEDFPSLCASALSSSSAAATPGPVGLALAYPVPARGRTTFQEEDFPALVPSVSKPSSVPTSLISAWNSGASKKVAHPAPGSQSTSGGSQPPRKSGKGVKGGKKGGPPPAEEAEEDGRAGLTAQELRSVPTTVVVSSLLAGAATQTFTKAGKKKKVGSEKSGAASPPPPDREGPPGAEVAPTAPPGRTEGTPAVIVNGHSEGPAPARSTPKEPPGLPRPLGPPPCPTPQEDFPALCGPCPPRMPPPPGFNAVVLLKGTPPPPGLAPPVSKPPPGFSGLPSSPHPACVPSTTTTTKAPRPTPVPRAYLVPENFRERNLQLIQSIRDFLQSDEARFSKFRSYSGEFRQGVISAAQYYKSCRDLLGENFEKIFNELLVLLPDTAKQQELLLAHTDFRGREKPPGTKAKKNRKSAWQASTRQVGLDCCVCPTCQQVLAHGDVGSHQALHAARDDDFPSLQALARILT; encoded by the exons AtggcggcggctgcggcggcgggCCCGGAGGGGCGGCACGCGGcccaggaggcggcggcggcagcagcaccCGAGCGGGGCGGCGGGAGTTGCGTACTGTGCTGCGGGGACCTGGAGGCCACGGCGCTGGGCCGCTGCGACCACCCGGTGTGCTACCGCTGCTCCACCAAGATGCGGGTGCTGTGCGAGCAGCGGTACTGCGCCGTGTGTCGCGAGGAGCTGCGCCAG GTGGTCTTCGGGAAGACGCTCCCTGCCTTTGCCACCATCCCTCTGCACCAGCTGCAGCACGAGAAGAAGTATGACATCTACTTCATGGACGGGAGGGTGTTTGCCCTCTACAG GCAGCTGCTGCAGCATGAGTGCCCCCGCTGTCCCGAGCGGCCGCCCTTCACCCTCTTCGGGGACCTGGAGCAGCACATGCGGAAGCAGCACGAGCTGTTCTGCTGCAAGCTCTGCCTCAGGCACCTGCAg ATCTTCACGCACGAGCGGAAGTGGTACTCGCGCAAGGACCTGGCTCGGCACCGCATGCAGGGGGACCCCGACGACACCTCGCACCGCGGACATCCCCTCTGCAAGTTCTGTGACGAGCGCTACCTGGACAACGACGAGCTCCTCAAGCACCTGCGTCGTGACCACTACTTCTGCCACTTCTGCGACGCAGACGGGGCCCAGGACTACTACAG CGACTACGCGTACCTGCGTGAGCACTTCCGCGAGAAGCACTTCCTGTGCGAGGAGGGCCGCTGCAGCACCGAGCAGTTCACGCACGCCTTCCGTACGGAGATCGACCTGAAGGCCCACAGGACGGCCTGCCATAGCCGCAGCCGCGCCGAGGCCCGCCAGAACCGCCAGATCGACCTGCAGTTCAGCTATGCGCCCAGGCACTCGCGCCGGAGCGAGG GGGTCATTGGTGGCGAGGACTACGAGGAGCTGGACAGGTACAACCGCCAGGGCCGCATGGGCCGGGCCAGCGGCCGCGGAGCCCAGCAGAGCCGCCGAGGAAGCTGGAG GGAAGAAGAGGACCGAGAAGTGGCAGCAGCCATCCGGGCCTCAGTGGCcgcccagcagcagcaggagacacACAGGACTGAGGACCGAGAAGAGGGCGGCAGGCCCAAGAAGGAGGAGTCGGGGCTGCGGGGTCCTGAGGAGGCCCGCGGTCCCCGGCGCCCGGCCCGGACTCCGGGTGAGGGCCCAG GTCCCAAGGAAGCCTCCGCCAATGGTCCTGTGAACCAGGACACCTTCTCCACCACTGGCCCGGCTGCAGGAGCCACACTCCCAAA TGCTCTTCCGCCCCCCACTTCGAAGCTCAAGGATGAAGACTTCCCCAGTCTCTGTGCCTCCGCTTTGTCCTCGAGCTCCGCAGCAGCCACCCCAGGCCCTGTGGGACTGGCGCTGGCTTACCCTGTGCCCGCCAGGGGCAGGACTACCTTCCAGGAGGAAGACTTCCCTGCCCTGGTGCCCTCCGTCTCCAAGCCCAGCAGTGTCCCCACCAGCCTCATCTCTGCCTGGAACAGCGGGGCCAGCAAGAAGGTGGCGCATCCTGCCCCGGGCTCCCAGTCCACCAGCGGGGGGAGCCAGCCCCCCAGGAAGTCTGGCAAGGGGGTAAAGGGGGGCAAAAAGGGTGGGCCACCGCCCGcggaggaggcggaggaggaTGGCCGTGCGGGCCTCACAGCCCAGGAGCTGCGGAGCGTGCCCACGACAGTTGTTGTCTCCTCTCTGCTGGCCGGGGCTGCCACCCAGACCTTCACCAAGGCTGGCAAGAAGAAGAAGGTGGGCTCTGAGAAGTCGGGTGCCGCGTCGCCCCCGCCCCCTGACAGAGAGGGGCCCCCTGGGGCCGAGGTGGCCCCCACGGCGCCCCCGGGCAGAACTGAGGGGACCCCCGCCGTCATCGTCAATGGACACTCAGAGGGGCCGGCCCCAGCCCGGAGCACCCCCAAGGAGCCCCCTGGGCTCCCAAGGCCCCTGGGGCCGCCCCCCTGCCCCACGCCCCAGGAAGACTTCCCAGCGCTCTGTGGCCCTTGCCCACCCAggatgcccccacccccag GCTTCAACGCTGTGGTGCTCCTGAAGGGCACTCCACCTCCACCGGGCCTGGCGCCCCCTGTCAGCAAGCCACCCCCCGGCTTCTCCGGCCTTCCGTCTAGCCCCCACCCggcctgtgtccccagcactacGACCACCACGAAAGC ACCCAGGCCGACGCCCGTGCCCCGGGCCTACCTGGTCCCCGAGAACTTCCGGGAGAGGAACCTGCAGCTCATCCAGTCCATCAGGGACTTCCTGCAGAGCGACGAGGCCCGCTTCAGCAAATTCAGGAGCTACTCGGGGGAGTTCAGACAG GGCGTGATCTCCGCAGCCCAGTATTACAAGAGCTGCCGGGACCTGCTGGGGGAGAACTTCGAGAAGATCTTCAATGAGCTACTGGTGCTGCTGCCCGACACGGCCAAGCAGCAGGAGCTGCTGTTGGCGCACACGGACTTCCGGGGCCGCGAGAAGCCTCCCGGCACAAAGGCCAAGAAGAATAGGAAGAGCGCGTGGCAGGCCAGCACCCGGCAGGTGGGCCTGGACTGCTGCGTGTGCCCCACTTGCCAGCAGGTGCTGGCACACGGCGATGTGGGCAGCCACCAGGCGCTGCACGCCGCCCGGGACGATGACTTCCCCTCCCTGCAGGCCCTCGCCAGGATCCTCACGTAG